The Ancylobacter sp. WKF20 genome contains a region encoding:
- a CDS encoding 4-hydroxyproline epimerase has protein sequence MARHSFFCIDGHTCGNPVRLVAGGGPNLTGSTMIEKRAHFLREFDWIRTGLMFEPRGHDMMSGSILYPPTRPDCDVAILFIETSGCLPMCGHGTIGTVTMAIEHGLVTPKTPGVLMLDTPAGVVKAEYTQVGQYVEEVRITNVPGFLYAQGLTAECPEIGEVTVDVAYGGNFYAIVEPQPAFRDMADFTAGQLVGMSPGLRKALNAKYDFVHPEKPEIRGLSHILWTGAARHPEAQARNAVFYGDKAIDRSPCGTGTSARMAQLAALGQLRVGDDFVHESIIGSLFKGRVEAAVKVGERDAIIPSIGGWARMTGYNTIFIDDRDPFAHGFVVV, from the coding sequence ATGGCGCGACACAGCTTCTTCTGCATAGACGGCCACACCTGCGGCAATCCCGTGCGTCTGGTGGCGGGCGGCGGGCCGAACCTCACCGGTTCGACCATGATCGAGAAGCGCGCCCATTTCCTGAGGGAGTTCGACTGGATCCGCACCGGGCTGATGTTCGAGCCGCGCGGCCACGACATGATGTCGGGCTCGATCCTCTACCCGCCGACGCGGCCCGATTGCGATGTCGCCATCCTGTTCATCGAGACCTCGGGCTGCCTGCCCATGTGCGGCCACGGCACCATCGGCACGGTGACGATGGCGATCGAGCACGGCCTCGTCACGCCGAAGACGCCGGGCGTCCTGATGCTCGACACCCCCGCCGGCGTGGTGAAGGCCGAGTACACGCAGGTCGGCCAATATGTGGAGGAGGTGCGCATCACCAATGTGCCCGGCTTCCTCTACGCGCAGGGCCTGACCGCCGAATGCCCGGAGATCGGCGAGGTGACGGTGGATGTCGCCTATGGCGGCAATTTCTACGCCATCGTCGAGCCGCAGCCCGCCTTCCGCGACATGGCCGATTTCACCGCCGGCCAGCTCGTCGGCATGAGCCCCGGCCTGCGCAAGGCGCTGAACGCGAAGTACGACTTCGTCCATCCCGAGAAGCCGGAGATCCGCGGCCTCTCGCACATCCTGTGGACCGGCGCTGCCCGCCACCCGGAAGCGCAGGCGCGCAACGCGGTGTTCTATGGCGACAAGGCGATCGACCGCTCGCCCTGCGGCACCGGCACCTCCGCGCGCATGGCGCAGCTCGCCGCCCTCGGCCAGCTCCGCGTCGGCGATGATTTCGTGCATGAGAGCATCATCGGCTCACTGTTCAAGGGCCGCGTCGAGGCTGCCGTCAAGGTGGGCGAGCGCGACGCGATCATCCCCTCCATCGGCGGCTGGGCGCGGATGACCGGCTACAACACCATCTTCATCGACGACCGCGACCCCTTCGCCCACGGCTTCGTCGTGGTGTGA
- the treZ gene encoding malto-oligosyltrehalose trehalohydrolase encodes MNDTPRRHTSRHFGPELTASGARFRLLAPDVPGVEVEIEGRAPLALTRTDDGFFAGEVDGLAPGARYRFRIGDQPVPDPASRMQAEDADGWSVLVAPPANLPRDWSKPWHEAVIAEVHVGTATPAGTFLGLIERLDHYRDAGFTVIELMPVNDFPGRRNWGYDGVLLYAPDRAYGTPDDLRALIDAAHARGLGVMLDVVYNHFGPSGNYLPLYAKSFFREDISTPWGPAIDLENPLVRDFFSQNAAYWLADFGFDGLRFDAVHALATDGAETFLRELAMACRAVRPDAFLVLENHDNIAEWLIREDTLYTAQWNDDWHHALHVLGSGETTGYYAPYAKDATEAAARALGQGFVYQGDPYPDADGHPRGTKSDHLPPDAFVSFVQNHDHIGNRPLGDRLAGSLAAERLAVLRFVLMLSPEIPMLFQGEEALLPTPFPFFCDFEGELADAVRKGRKAEFGDFFKAHGEAEFPDPLDEATFRSAVITDEALASEKARAELAAFASLAETRRRLVWPITATAYRGSEVERSGDALLARWRYEGGELVMALNLQDSRSTIHAPSEPPDARVGSMAQPAPGRLALGPVAAAFWSLPAR; translated from the coding sequence ATGAACGACACCCCGCGCCGCCACACCTCTCGCCACTTCGGCCCGGAGCTGACCGCTTCGGGCGCCCGCTTCCGCCTCTTAGCGCCGGACGTGCCGGGGGTCGAAGTGGAGATCGAGGGGCGGGCGCCCCTCGCCCTCACCCGCACGGATGACGGATTTTTTGCCGGCGAAGTAGACGGCCTCGCCCCCGGCGCGCGCTACCGTTTCCGCATCGGTGATCAGCCGGTGCCGGATCCGGCCTCGCGCATGCAGGCGGAGGACGCCGATGGCTGGAGCGTGCTGGTTGCCCCGCCCGCGAACCTTCCCCGCGACTGGTCGAAGCCCTGGCATGAGGCGGTGATCGCCGAGGTGCATGTGGGAACGGCCACCCCGGCCGGCACGTTTCTCGGCCTCATCGAGCGGCTCGACCATTACCGCGACGCCGGCTTCACCGTGATCGAGCTGATGCCGGTCAACGATTTCCCCGGCCGGCGCAACTGGGGCTATGACGGGGTGCTGCTTTACGCGCCGGACCGCGCCTATGGCACGCCGGATGACCTGCGCGCGCTGATCGACGCCGCCCATGCGCGCGGCCTCGGCGTGATGCTGGACGTGGTCTACAACCATTTCGGCCCGAGCGGGAATTACCTGCCGCTCTACGCCAAGAGCTTCTTCCGGGAGGACATCTCCACCCCCTGGGGTCCGGCGATCGATCTTGAGAACCCGCTGGTGCGGGACTTCTTCAGCCAGAACGCCGCCTATTGGCTGGCCGATTTCGGCTTCGATGGCCTGCGCTTCGACGCCGTCCACGCCCTCGCCACCGATGGCGCGGAAACCTTCCTGCGCGAACTGGCAATGGCCTGTCGCGCGGTGCGGCCCGACGCCTTCCTCGTGCTGGAGAACCACGACAACATCGCCGAATGGCTGATCCGCGAGGACACGCTCTACACCGCGCAGTGGAACGACGACTGGCACCACGCGCTGCATGTGCTCGGCTCGGGCGAGACCACCGGCTATTACGCGCCCTATGCGAAGGACGCCACCGAGGCCGCCGCGCGCGCGCTTGGGCAGGGCTTCGTCTATCAGGGCGACCCGTACCCGGACGCGGACGGCCATCCGCGCGGCACGAAGTCCGATCACCTGCCGCCCGATGCCTTCGTCAGCTTCGTGCAGAACCACGACCATATCGGCAACCGCCCGCTGGGCGACCGGCTCGCCGGCTCGCTGGCGGCCGAACGCCTTGCCGTGCTGCGCTTCGTGCTGATGCTGTCGCCGGAAATCCCCATGCTGTTCCAAGGCGAGGAAGCCCTGCTGCCGACGCCCTTCCCGTTCTTCTGCGACTTCGAGGGCGAGCTGGCCGACGCGGTGCGCAAGGGGCGCAAGGCCGAGTTCGGCGACTTCTTCAAAGCCCATGGCGAGGCGGAATTCCCCGACCCGCTGGACGAGGCGACCTTCCGCTCCGCCGTCATCACCGATGAGGCGCTGGCGTCCGAGAAGGCACGGGCGGAACTGGCGGCCTTCGCGAGCCTCGCGGAGACTCGCCGCCGCCTCGTGTGGCCGATCACCGCCACCGCCTATCGCGGATCGGAAGTCGAGCGCAGCGGCGACGCCCTGCTCGCCCGCTGGCGCTATGAGGGCGGCGAGCTCGTCATGGCGCTCAACCTTCAGGACAGCCGCAGCACCATTCACGCCCCTTCCGAGCCGCCGGATGCCCGCGTCGGCTCGATGGCCCAGCCCGCCCCCGGCCGGCTCGCCCTCGGCCCCGTCGCCGCCGCCTTCTGGAGCTTGCCCGCCCGATGA
- a CDS encoding FAD-binding oxidoreductase, whose product MSVPSSSPPNDIAVIGAGIVGLACAFHLQAAGCSVVLVERGGIAEGASFGNAGAFAFTDILPLASPGILRKAPGWLIDPLGPLAIPPAYALNIAPWLLRFWRASLPDRYAHSLSVQSAMMRLAASAMAEMVAGAGLASHVRADGNLQLYESEAELAAAQPGWDARAKEGIAFEHVRGERLAQLQPGLAPRFVAGTFTPNWKTVADPYHFALALFEQVMARGARIVSGEVVAIEPQTAGVSLRLTDGTTINAAQAVLAGGAWSRPLAAALGDRVPLETERGYNTTLPPGAFDVRRQLTFGGHGFVVTPLSTGIRVGGAVELGGLKAPPNYKRSQAMLTKAAAFLPGLKTTGGTQWMGFRPSLPDSLPVIGRASADPRIIHAFGHGHLGLTQSAATGRLVAELATGRPLSLDLSPFRPTRF is encoded by the coding sequence ATGAGCGTGCCCTCATCTTCCCCTCCGAACGACATCGCCGTCATCGGCGCCGGCATTGTCGGCCTCGCCTGCGCCTTTCATCTGCAGGCGGCCGGTTGCTCGGTCGTGCTGGTGGAACGCGGCGGCATTGCCGAGGGGGCGAGCTTCGGCAATGCCGGCGCCTTCGCCTTCACCGACATCTTGCCGCTGGCCTCGCCGGGAATTCTGCGCAAGGCACCGGGGTGGCTCATCGACCCGCTCGGGCCGCTCGCCATTCCGCCCGCCTATGCGCTGAACATCGCGCCGTGGCTGCTGCGCTTCTGGCGCGCCAGCTTGCCGGACCGTTACGCCCATTCGCTGAGCGTGCAGAGCGCGATGATGCGCCTTGCCGCCAGCGCAATGGCGGAGATGGTGGCGGGCGCCGGGCTCGCCTCGCATGTGCGCGCCGATGGCAATCTCCAGCTCTATGAGAGCGAGGCCGAGCTTGCCGCCGCGCAGCCGGGCTGGGACGCACGGGCGAAGGAGGGCATCGCCTTCGAGCATGTGCGCGGCGAACGCCTCGCGCAGCTTCAGCCGGGCCTTGCCCCGCGCTTTGTCGCCGGCACCTTCACGCCGAACTGGAAGACGGTGGCGGACCCCTATCATTTCGCCCTCGCTCTGTTCGAGCAGGTGATGGCGCGCGGCGCCCGCATCGTCAGCGGGGAGGTGGTGGCCATCGAGCCGCAGACCGCCGGCGTGAGCCTGCGCCTCACGGACGGTACGACGATCAACGCCGCGCAGGCGGTGCTTGCCGGCGGCGCCTGGTCGCGCCCGCTCGCCGCGGCGCTGGGGGACCGCGTGCCGCTGGAGACCGAGCGCGGCTACAACACAACCTTGCCGCCCGGTGCCTTCGATGTGCGGCGCCAGCTCACCTTTGGCGGGCACGGCTTCGTCGTCACCCCGCTCTCCACCGGCATCCGCGTCGGCGGGGCGGTGGAGCTGGGCGGGCTGAAGGCGCCGCCGAACTACAAGCGCTCGCAGGCCATGCTGACCAAGGCCGCCGCCTTCCTGCCGGGGCTGAAGACGACGGGCGGCACGCAATGGATGGGCTTTCGCCCCTCGCTGCCGGATTCGCTCCCCGTCATCGGCCGGGCGAGCGCCGATCCGCGCATCATCCACGCCTTCGGCCATGGCCATCTCGGCCTGACCCAGAGCGCGGCGACCGGCCGGCTGGTGGCCGAGCTTGCCACCGGGCGACCGCTATCGCTTGATCTCTCCCCCTTCCGCCCGACACGCTTCTGA
- a CDS encoding GntR family transcriptional regulator, translating into MKVKATDIAQMASASDVIFDALREAIAKGDITEGQTLRQDHIAKMFNVSRIPVREALTRLEEQGLVSTQRYRGAVVTTLSIDEIREIFEFRALLEPEILRYSVERISAAGLETAKSYAHAFSTEPDSSHWGELNRQFHYTLYEAAGRPYYLQTIRTALDRVDRYLRAQLVLTDGMARARREHEGILDACIARDADTAARLTREHILGACASLVSFLERTRTARDDAKG; encoded by the coding sequence GTGAAGGTCAAGGCAACGGACATCGCCCAGATGGCATCCGCCTCGGACGTGATCTTCGACGCGCTGCGCGAGGCCATCGCCAAGGGCGACATCACCGAGGGCCAGACGCTCCGCCAGGACCACATCGCCAAGATGTTCAACGTCAGCCGCATCCCGGTGCGCGAGGCGCTGACCCGGCTCGAGGAACAGGGCCTCGTCTCGACCCAGCGCTACCGCGGCGCCGTCGTCACCACCCTGTCCATCGACGAGATCCGCGAAATCTTCGAGTTCCGCGCGCTGCTGGAGCCGGAAATCCTGCGCTATTCGGTCGAGCGCATCTCCGCCGCCGGGCTGGAGACGGCGAAAAGCTACGCCCACGCCTTCTCCACCGAGCCGGATTCCTCGCATTGGGGCGAGCTGAACCGGCAGTTCCACTACACGCTCTATGAGGCGGCAGGGCGGCCCTATTACCTGCAGACCATCCGCACCGCGCTCGACCGCGTGGACCGCTATCTGCGCGCCCAGCTGGTGCTGACAGACGGCATGGCCCGCGCCCGCCGCGAGCATGAGGGCATATTGGACGCCTGCATCGCCCGCGACGCCGACACTGCCGCGCGCCTCACGCGCGAGCATATTCTCGGCGCCTGCGCCTCGCTGGTCAGCTTCCTCGAGCGCACCCGCACGGCGCGGGACGACGCGAAGGGCTGA
- a CDS encoding dihydrodipicolinate synthase family protein: MWQGVFPAVTAKFNADDTLDHAEMERCFAFQIASGVDGIIVNGSLGEGPMLSHDERLAVLKTAKSVAGGKPVLMTIADAATRDCASLAKRAASAGADGLMIVPSLVYHTNPKETVGTLSAIAQAADLPVMIYSNRVAYRVDVTVEIMAELAKDKRFVAVKESSDDIRRTIDLQNAFGDRFDIFTGVDNLAYEALAVGAVGWVAGLVVAFPEETVALYRLMKQKRYDEALVLYRWFRPLLDLDVSSYLVQNLKLVEAIVTGTTERVRAPRLPLEGAQRALVEKIVADALANRPALAKAA; this comes from the coding sequence ATGTGGCAGGGCGTCTTTCCCGCCGTAACCGCCAAGTTCAACGCCGACGACACGCTCGACCATGCCGAGATGGAGCGCTGCTTCGCGTTCCAGATCGCCTCCGGCGTTGACGGCATCATCGTCAATGGCTCGCTCGGCGAAGGCCCGATGCTCTCCCATGACGAGCGCCTGGCCGTGCTGAAGACCGCCAAGTCCGTGGCGGGCGGCAAGCCGGTGCTGATGACCATTGCGGATGCCGCGACGCGCGACTGCGCGAGCCTTGCCAAGCGCGCCGCCAGCGCCGGGGCGGACGGGCTGATGATCGTGCCGAGCCTCGTCTACCACACCAACCCGAAGGAGACGGTGGGCACGCTCTCGGCGATCGCTCAGGCCGCCGACCTGCCGGTGATGATCTATTCCAACCGCGTCGCCTATCGGGTGGATGTCACGGTCGAGATCATGGCTGAGCTCGCCAAGGACAAGCGCTTCGTCGCGGTGAAGGAATCCTCCGACGACATCCGCCGCACCATCGACCTGCAGAACGCCTTTGGCGACCGCTTCGACATCTTCACCGGCGTCGACAACCTCGCTTATGAGGCGCTAGCCGTCGGCGCGGTCGGCTGGGTCGCCGGCCTCGTGGTGGCCTTCCCGGAAGAGACCGTCGCGCTCTACCGGCTGATGAAGCAGAAGCGCTATGACGAGGCGCTGGTGCTTTATCGCTGGTTCCGCCCGCTGCTCGACCTCGATGTGTCCAGCTACCTCGTGCAGAACCTGAAGCTCGTCGAGGCGATCGTGACCGGCACGACTGAGCGCGTGCGCGCCCCGCGCCTGCCGCTCGAAGGCGCCCAGCGTGCGCTCGTCGAGAAGATCGTCGCGGACGCGCTGGCGAACCGCCCGGCGCTCGCCAAGGCGGCGTGA
- the glgX gene encoding glycogen debranching protein GlgX, which yields MRTVLPGSAFPLGVTVDSTGTNFALFSDNATGVTLCLFDRYGETEVERIDLHECTNGVWHCHLPGVGRGQVYGWRVHGPWAPEAGHRFNANKLLLDPYARMLVGNIKWDDALYGYTIGAGDDADLVMDERDSAPFMPKARVVAGTPMASTGHPRVSWAKTVIYEGHVRGLTMRHPMIPESIRGTFTALGQPEFVDYIAGLGVTAVELLPVHAFAQDRHLVDSGLSNYWGYNTLNFFAPEPRYLGEDGLEAIGEAVDRLHQAGIEIILDVVYNHSCEGNHLGPMLSFKGIDNASYYRTLPGNPRYYDDMTGCGNSLNTDHPRVLQMVMDSLRMWAGTYGIDGFRFDLATTLGRRPTGFDPGHAFFNAILQDPTLGGLKLIAEPWDIGPGGYQLGAFPPGFSEWNGDYRDKVREFWCGSEGLIGAFATRFAASQDIFSEGRRRPWSSVNFITAHDGFTLHDLVTYNDKHNEANGEGNRDGHDDNKSWNCGVEGETEDEGINALRRRQKRNLIATLFLSQGVPMLLAGDERSNSQGGNNNAYCQDNEIGWVDWSNDDPELPAFVARLADLRKRHSSLSRPEFLTGARNEMGQPDVAWFNTAGERMREEDWANPHSKCITVRLAPVMPDEPSLAIMLNSSHVDVEVVSPPVQSGGWEAVLATGDDLEGGRLGGGQSFTLPARTLLVWEWRE from the coding sequence ATGCGCACGGTCCTGCCCGGCTCCGCCTTTCCGCTCGGTGTCACGGTTGACAGCACGGGCACCAATTTCGCCCTGTTCTCCGACAACGCGACCGGCGTCACGCTCTGCCTGTTCGACCGCTATGGCGAGACCGAGGTCGAGCGGATCGACCTGCATGAATGCACCAACGGCGTCTGGCACTGCCATCTGCCGGGCGTCGGGCGCGGGCAGGTCTATGGCTGGCGCGTTCATGGCCCCTGGGCGCCGGAGGCCGGCCACCGCTTCAACGCCAACAAGCTGCTGCTCGACCCCTATGCGCGGATGCTGGTCGGCAACATCAAATGGGATGATGCGCTCTATGGCTACACGATCGGCGCGGGCGACGACGCCGACCTCGTGATGGACGAGCGCGACAGCGCGCCCTTCATGCCCAAGGCCCGCGTGGTCGCCGGCACGCCGATGGCCTCGACCGGCCATCCGCGCGTCTCCTGGGCCAAGACCGTCATCTATGAAGGCCATGTGCGCGGCCTCACCATGCGCCACCCGATGATCCCGGAATCGATCCGCGGCACCTTCACCGCGCTCGGCCAGCCGGAATTCGTCGACTACATCGCCGGCCTCGGGGTCACCGCCGTGGAACTGCTGCCGGTCCACGCCTTCGCGCAGGACCGCCACCTCGTCGATTCCGGCCTGTCCAATTACTGGGGCTACAACACGCTGAACTTCTTCGCGCCGGAGCCGCGCTATCTCGGCGAGGACGGGCTGGAAGCGATCGGCGAGGCGGTCGACCGGCTGCACCAGGCCGGCATCGAGATCATTCTCGACGTGGTCTACAACCACAGCTGCGAGGGCAATCATCTCGGGCCGATGCTCTCCTTCAAGGGCATCGACAACGCCTCCTACTACCGGACCCTGCCCGGCAATCCCCGCTACTATGACGACATGACCGGCTGCGGCAATTCGCTGAACACCGATCATCCGCGCGTGCTGCAGATGGTGATGGACTCACTGCGCATGTGGGCCGGCACCTATGGCATTGATGGCTTCCGCTTCGATCTCGCCACCACGCTCGGGCGCCGCCCGACCGGCTTCGATCCCGGCCACGCCTTCTTCAACGCCATCCTTCAGGATCCCACCCTCGGCGGCCTGAAGCTGATCGCCGAGCCGTGGGATATCGGCCCCGGCGGCTACCAGCTCGGCGCCTTCCCGCCCGGCTTCTCGGAGTGGAACGGCGACTACCGCGACAAGGTCCGCGAGTTCTGGTGCGGCTCGGAAGGGCTGATCGGCGCCTTCGCCACGCGCTTCGCCGCCTCGCAGGACATCTTCTCGGAAGGCCGCCGCCGGCCGTGGTCGAGCGTGAACTTCATCACCGCCCATGACGGCTTCACCCTGCACGACCTCGTCACCTACAACGACAAGCACAATGAGGCGAATGGCGAGGGCAACCGCGACGGTCACGACGACAACAAGAGCTGGAATTGCGGCGTCGAGGGCGAGACCGAGGATGAGGGCATCAACGCGCTGCGCCGCCGCCAGAAGCGCAATCTGATCGCCACACTGTTCCTCAGCCAGGGCGTGCCCATGCTGCTGGCGGGCGATGAGCGCTCCAACTCGCAGGGCGGCAACAACAACGCCTATTGCCAGGACAACGAGATCGGCTGGGTCGACTGGTCGAATGACGACCCGGAGCTGCCGGCCTTCGTCGCCCGCCTTGCCGATCTGCGCAAGCGCCACTCCTCGCTGTCGCGCCCGGAGTTCCTCACCGGCGCGCGCAATGAGATGGGCCAGCCGGATGTCGCCTGGTTCAACACGGCCGGCGAGCGGATGCGCGAGGAGGACTGGGCCAACCCGCACTCCAAATGCATCACCGTGCGCCTCGCCCCGGTGATGCCCGACGAGCCCTCGCTGGCCATCATGCTGAATTCCTCGCATGTCGATGTCGAGGTCGTCTCCCCGCCGGTGCAGTCCGGCGGCTGGGAGGCCGTTCTCGCCACGGGCGACGATCTTGAAGGTGGCAGGCTCGGCGGCGGGCAGAGCTTCACCCTGCCGGCGCGCACCCTGCTGGTCTGGGAATGGCGGGAATGA
- a CDS encoding amino acid ABC transporter permease — MNYTFHWLPAFRALPDMLWGALVTLEVAVLSMLLGVFFAVLLALGSGSKYRVLRGLATSWIELARNTPALFQIYMAYFGLGSLGIHLDSFPALLAGITFNNAGYLAETFRGGLRAVPPTQVRAARSLGMGQIQAFRLIVLPQMFRVVFYPLTNQMVWAILMTSLGVIVGLNNDLTGVTQELNVRSFRTFEYFALAAVIYYLLAKLVTLSARLLAWRLFRY; from the coding sequence ATGAACTACACCTTTCACTGGCTGCCGGCGTTCCGTGCGCTGCCCGACATGCTGTGGGGCGCGCTGGTGACGCTTGAGGTCGCCGTGCTCTCCATGCTGCTCGGCGTGTTCTTCGCCGTGCTGCTGGCGCTGGGCTCGGGCTCGAAGTACCGCGTGCTGCGGGGCCTCGCCACGAGCTGGATCGAGCTGGCCCGCAACACGCCGGCGCTGTTCCAGATCTACATGGCCTATTTCGGCCTCGGCTCGCTCGGCATCCATCTCGACAGCTTCCCGGCGCTGCTCGCCGGCATCACCTTCAACAATGCCGGCTATCTCGCCGAGACCTTCCGCGGCGGCCTGCGCGCCGTGCCGCCGACGCAAGTGCGCGCCGCCCGCTCGCTCGGCATGGGGCAGATCCAGGCCTTCCGGCTGATCGTGCTGCCGCAGATGTTCCGCGTGGTGTTCTACCCGCTGACCAACCAGATGGTGTGGGCGATCCTGATGACCTCGCTCGGCGTCATCGTCGGGCTGAACAACGACCTCACCGGCGTGACGCAGGAGCTGAATGTCCGCTCCTTCCGTACCTTCGAATATTTCGCGCTGGCGGCGGTGATTTATTACCTGCTCGCCAAGCTCGTCACCCTCTCCGCCCGCCTTCTGGCGTGGCGCCTGTTCCGCTACTGA
- a CDS encoding amino acid ABC transporter permease — protein sequence MFDTSFSLNDLMFMLKGAGVTLALTFWAVLGGTLLGIVFGVIRAIAPWWVNLPIGIVLDVFRSIPLLIQLVLANSFKTIIGIRWDSFTVGCVVLALYTCAYCTEIVRSGFLAVPPTTRRAARSLGLSWTQDLTAIVFPIALRVALPSWIGLTLGVMKDTAMVWWIGVVELLRSSQVIVTRIQEPLFVLSIAGLIYFLMSFPIARLGARLEKRWREND from the coding sequence CTGTTCGACACCTCCTTCTCGCTGAACGACCTGATGTTCATGCTGAAGGGCGCCGGGGTGACGCTGGCGCTCACCTTCTGGGCGGTGCTGGGCGGCACGCTGCTCGGCATCGTGTTCGGCGTCATCCGCGCCATCGCGCCCTGGTGGGTAAACCTGCCCATCGGCATCGTGCTCGACGTGTTCCGCTCCATCCCGCTGCTGATCCAGCTGGTGCTGGCCAACTCGTTCAAGACCATCATCGGCATTCGCTGGGATTCCTTCACCGTCGGCTGCGTGGTACTGGCGCTCTACACCTGCGCCTACTGCACGGAGATCGTGCGCTCGGGCTTCCTCGCCGTGCCGCCGACCACCCGGCGCGCCGCCCGCTCGCTCGGCCTGAGCTGGACGCAGGATCTCACCGCCATCGTCTTCCCGATCGCGCTGCGCGTCGCCCTGCCGAGCTGGATCGGCCTGACGCTCGGCGTGATGAAGGACACCGCCATGGTGTGGTGGATCGGCGTGGTCGAGCTCCTGCGCTCCTCGCAGGTCATCGTCACCCGCATCCAGGAGCCGCTCTTCGTGCTCTCCATCGCCGGGCTGATCTATTTCCTGATGAGCTTCCCCATCGCCCGCCTCGGGGCGCGGCTGGAGAAGCGCTGGCGCGAAAACGACTGA
- a CDS encoding amino acid ABC transporter ATP-binding protein, whose amino-acid sequence MSIEIKDVHKSFGALDVVKGVTMTVEKGEVVSVIGGSGSGKSTLLMCINGLEPINAGHILVDGTDVHARGTDLNKLRRKIGIVFQQWNAFPHLTVLENVMLAPRKVLGKSRAEAEAIAVEKLSHVGLAEKLKVYPSRLSGGQQQRMAIARALAMSPDYMLFDEVTSALDPQLVGEVLDTMRLLSSEGMTMIVVTHEIAFAREVSNRVAFFHKGRIHEIGPPAQVIGAPREPETVAFLKSVL is encoded by the coding sequence ATGTCGATCGAGATCAAGGACGTTCACAAATCCTTCGGCGCGCTGGACGTGGTCAAGGGCGTCACCATGACCGTCGAGAAGGGCGAGGTCGTCTCCGTCATCGGCGGGTCGGGCTCGGGCAAGTCGACCCTGCTCATGTGCATCAACGGGCTGGAGCCGATCAATGCGGGTCACATCCTCGTCGACGGCACCGATGTCCATGCCCGCGGCACCGACCTCAACAAGCTGCGCCGCAAGATCGGCATCGTCTTCCAGCAGTGGAACGCGTTCCCTCATCTGACCGTGCTGGAAAACGTGATGCTGGCCCCGCGAAAAGTGCTCGGCAAGTCACGCGCCGAGGCCGAGGCCATCGCGGTGGAAAAGCTCTCCCATGTCGGCCTGGCCGAGAAGCTGAAGGTCTATCCCTCCCGGCTTTCCGGCGGCCAGCAGCAGCGCATGGCGATTGCCCGCGCGCTCGCCATGTCGCCCGACTACATGCTGTTCGACGAGGTGACCTCGGCTCTCGACCCGCAGCTGGTCGGCGAGGTATTGGACACGATGAGGCTCCTGTCTTCCGAGGGCATGACGATGATCGTGGTGACCCATGAGATCGCCTTTGCCCGCGAGGTCTCGAACCGCGTGGCCTTCTTCCACAAGGGCCGGATCCACGAGATCGGCCCGCCGGCGCAGGTGATCGGCGCTCCCCGCGAGCCCGAGACCGTCGCCTTCCTCAAATCCGTCCTCTGA
- a CDS encoding transporter substrate-binding domain-containing protein, with protein sequence MAKAFGALAAAVLTLACALPAQADKLDDIIASGTLRCAVVLDFPPMGSRDASNNPIGFDVDYCNDLAKALGVKAEVVETPFPDRIPALVSGRVDVGVASTSDTLERAKTAGFTIPYFAFKMVVLTKDGLGIKDYADLKGKKTGSVSGTFEALALEKDVKAWGAGTTFRAYQNQADVFLALAQGQIDATVVTSTVAAATVKDGKFKGLMMGGDAPYDIDYVALIALRNEQGLINYLNLFINQQVRTGRYKALYDKWIGLGTAPDLTVPGVYR encoded by the coding sequence ATGGCCAAGGCATTCGGCGCACTCGCCGCCGCGGTACTCACGCTCGCTTGCGCGCTCCCCGCGCAGGCCGACAAGCTCGACGACATCATCGCTTCCGGCACGCTGCGCTGCGCGGTGGTGCTCGACTTCCCGCCCATGGGCTCGCGCGACGCCAGCAACAACCCGATCGGCTTCGACGTCGATTACTGCAACGACCTCGCCAAGGCGCTGGGCGTGAAGGCCGAGGTCGTCGAGACCCCGTTCCCCGACCGCATTCCCGCGCTGGTCTCCGGCCGCGTCGATGTCGGCGTCGCCTCGACCTCCGACACGCTGGAGCGCGCCAAGACCGCCGGCTTCACCATTCCCTACTTCGCCTTCAAGATGGTGGTGCTGACCAAGGACGGTCTCGGCATCAAGGATTACGCCGACCTGAAGGGCAAGAAGACCGGCTCGGTCTCCGGCACCTTCGAGGCGCTGGCGCTGGAGAAAGACGTGAAGGCCTGGGGCGCCGGCACCACCTTCCGCGCCTACCAGAACCAGGCCGACGTGTTCCTCGCGTTGGCGCAGGGCCAGATCGACGCCACGGTGGTCACCTCCACCGTCGCCGCCGCCACCGTGAAGGACGGCAAGTTCAAGGGCCTGATGATGGGCGGCGATGCGCCCTATGACATCGACTATGTCGCGCTGATCGCCCTGCGCAACGAGCAGGGCCTCATCAACTACCTGAACCTGTTCATCAACCAGCAGGTCCGCACCGGCCGCTACAAGGCGCTCTACGACAAGTGGATCGGCCTCGGCACCGCACCCGACCTGACCGTGCCCGGCGTCTATCGCTGA